CTCAAGCTGTTCTGAGCGGGCGGGCCTGTGGAACTCATAGGCCAGAACTTGAGGCCCGTTAATTTGTCATCGGGCGAAACTGGACTCctccaccaaattaaagcaagtTCAGGTGCCGATCTCATAACGTTTGGAACATTTCCTATCGTTCCAAATTACTGAAATAACATTTCATAGTGTTTGCAAACATATATAAATATTTCAGAATAATCAAAAAAAATTCTGATCCATTTCAAAATATTCGAAACATTTGtaaatgttccaaaataattgAGAAAGTTTTGTGCCATTTCGAAATGTTCGAAACATTTCaaaatgtttcaaaataatcaaAAAAGTTCTGTGCTATTTCGAAATGTTCTTCGCCCCCGCGCTTGCAATCGGAGAGGTCATTAGAGCTGAGCCGCAGGTGGAGGTCCACGCTTCTTCTCTCTCTCAACGGTTAATCTAGGaccacttcttcttcttcctcatcaaTGGTGCAGAGCTCTCTCTTTTTATAGAGAAAAAGCAGTCCCAGTCTCACAGGACGCCCTTTGCGTGTCCACCGTCCACGTTAACATTCGACGTCCTCATCACAAGTTTGCAATGATGCCCCAGCCTTTGCGTGTGCCATGACAACATTCCAAGTCCTCGTGTGTTAGCGACGATGCATGTGCTCTGCTCTTTGCTTTATTTGTTCGGAGGATCGGACATGGTTTTATCCGTCGCCCCAAACATTATTTGCATACATGACGACGCTCTGTTGGATTGGGACGCCCTCTATCTGCTCGCAAGGTCTCATCCAGCAGCTTCATCGATCCTAGCTACATTCCTTAGTGAACAGTGAGgggacaccccccccccccccctgagatagagagagagggagatgtCTGACATCTGGAGCGTTGTGCGATGGTGGGAGGATTGGCAGCTGCGCATCCTCGTCCTGGGCAGCCTCGGCCTGCAGTGGTTCCTCCTGCTGGCCGCCCCCATGCGCAAGTACACCATCCCGCGCATCTTCCGGACGTGCATCTGGCTGGCCTACATCTCCAGCGACGCCCTGGCGATCTACTCCCTCGCCACGCTCTTCAACCGCCACGCCAGGGCGATGCCCGCCGGCAGCGGCGCAGCCTGCCCCCGCGGCATTCCCGACGGCAGCAAGCAGCAGCAGTCGAGCAGCATGCTGCTGGAGGTCCTGTGGGCCCCCATCCTCCTCATCCACCTCGGCGGGCAGGAGGAGCTGACCGGCTACGAGATCGAGGACAACGAGCTGTGGACGCGCCACACCGTGACCCTGGTCTCCcaggtcgccgtcgccgtctaCGCCTTCTGCAAGTCGTGGCCCAGCGCCAGCGACTGGAAGCTGCTCGCGGCCGCGGTGCTCCTCTTCGTCATCGGGGTCGCCAGCTTCAGCGAGAAGCCGCTCGCCCTCAACCGGGCCAAGATCAAGAGGCTGGCGGCCGTGTCGGCCTGGGTGCAAGGGACCAAGAAGCCGTCCAGGTGGAGGGAGCGCCTGAACCAGTTCTTCCTGTTCGAGGAGAGCAACTGCTTCGCGGCCGGGATGCAGCAAAGCCTCTCAGCAGCAGGTGGGGAGGAGGGCAGCAGCTTCGCCGACCTGCTGCGGAGGTTCTCATCCTGTGGGACGGAGGGCAGGAAGAATCAGAAGAAACCGGCGGTCGCCCTGTCTGAGCCGGACAAAGTCCTGATGGTCCTTTCAGATATGTCACTGCTAGCTGCTGCCAAGGACCTGGTTGCTCGAGGGAAAGCTGCTAGGGTGGAGGAAGTTCTGCCACCTCTGCCCGTCGCCGAGAAAGCCCTGCCGCGCTGGCTGCGCAGCGCCTTCGCCTTCATCTATACCAGAGCCAGTGTGGTCGTCACTCCCCTATACCTGGTCTACCACCTGCTGGTGGTGCCGGCCCTGCACATCGCTGCCCTAACGCTCTTCGCGACAAGCGACAAGGGCCCGTACAAGCGCGCCGACGTGAAGATAACTTACATCATCCTGTGCCTCACCGCCGCGTTGGATGTCTTCGCGGTGTTCATCCGGCAGCTGCTGTACCGGCTCATGGCCATGACGGCAGTCCCGGCGCTGTGCGAGACGGTGCCCGGCTTCAATCTCATAGACGCGGCGCTCCGGGAGAGCGAGAAGGGCTTCGGGTGGATGTACAGGTGCGCTAGGTTCATGGGCTACAGCTGCTGGGAGGAGTGTCCTCTTGTTGGCAGGCACCAACTTCGTGAACTGTACAGGAAAGTCGCACAGACTGTGATCGCGGATCTAGTGGATGCCCGAGACCGAGACCTTGCCAGCTACAGGATATTTGACTCAACTCAAGATACGAAGAAACCGACCAGCAACTGGGCTCTAAGTAAGGAACTGCAAGACTGTTGTCATGACGTGACAAGAAGCAGCCTGAGCGTCTCATTCGACCGGAGTGTCCTCCTATGGCACATCGCCACCGATCTTTGCTTCCGCTGCATTGATGATGAAGAGCAACAAGAAGAAAAAGATGAAGGAGAACtagaaggaggaggagaaggagaaggagaagaaggagaattcgaaggaggagggggagaaTTAGAAGAAGTAGAAGAACATCAACTACTACCACCACATCAACAAcgacaaggaggaggaggaggaggaggaggagaggaagaattAGAAGAAGTAGAACAAGAACCACCACCCAAACAACAagaaggagaaagagaaaaaaGAGGAGGGGGAGAATTGGAAGAAGGACAAAAGGAACCACCACCACCGCAACAACAGAGAAGAAGAGACCGAGCACTACGGCTTCATATTGAGTGCACACGTGCAATTTCCGACTACATGGCCCACCTGCTCAATTCCAACCCCGAGATGCTGCTGACCGGCAGCAGGCACCATCTGATCTCCGAAGCCATGCATGAAGTCAAATCCTCCTTTTTGTCGGAGGATAGTAAGTTCATCCAAAAGGAGGAATTAAAGAAGCTCATCATAGCTGATCCTAAGCTAAAGCCAGATTATGTAGGGGATGATGACACTAAAGTTTTCCACATCATAGAGGCACGCAAGCTTGCGAAAGAGCTGCTGGAGATGCCAGACCCTACGCGCTGGAATTTGATGTACCGGGTGTGGCTGGGCATGCTCTGTTACTCCGCTAGCATGTGCAGGGGTTACCTCCACGCCAAGAGCTTGGGTGAAGGTGGGGAGTTCCTCTCTTTCGTCTGGCTTGTGCTCTCGCTCAAGGGGGCCAAGAGTTTGGCCGACAAGCTTCAGATGCCGCCGGAGACTTAAGCTTCTGACGCCACCGAATCAAAAGCACTCCATCAGGAGGACAAGGCCGGGAGGGTGACTCGGTTACTTGATTCGGCCGCGTGTGTGGTAGATTGATGTCGCTTTACTTGTTTGTTTTCTATCTAGCTCTTGTGCATGGTACTCTGGACGACACTCAGGTACATCGCCTCACATCTGTTTGCTTGTTTTTTCTGATGCAGCGATGCATTCATGCATCTGTCCTTGCTCCTATGTATTACTAGCAATGCTGGGTAATCTGGTATGTATGCTGCTGCGGTGCTGCCCGCTTGTTTGTTGTCGTGTGTAATTAACTAATTATTGGCCCCTCGTTGAGCTGGACTGGCCTGTCATTTATTATGTTCTCATACACAATGCTACTTGAAAGCTTTTATCATGCCTTATGTTAATTTGTCTGCCTATCTTCTACCTGTAAACACCTTTAATTTGTATAGTGTACCCCAAAATGGGGCGCGCACTTGTCACCCATGAATATAAACCTCCCCTCTCCAGGAAGGAAAGAGGAGGACACACATTACGCTGTCCATCTTTGAGCAAGAACACAAGACTCTTGGGCCATGGCGCGCTAGCCTAGTTCTCGCCTCCTCCTTTATCCAGCTTGCGCCCTTCTCCCCAAGAAAGGGCTCTACTTTTATCTGTCGTATCCAGGTTGCTCCTTGCGGCAAAAAAACATGATGTGCATTCAAGTTTTTTTGGATGCAATGATTTTGGTTACACGGTTTAGAAAGCTAGATTATTTTTTGGCAATGACCTGTAACATATATTGGGACAAAATAATGACGGAGAGCTTAGATGCTGACAGCTTGTACTGTCAGCGTCCTAGGTCCAATTGGACATGTGACCTGAATCAATTGGGCTTCATCATTGGGTCCAAGGACTCAATTCCTCAATCCAACAATTCATGCAAGATCAATTGGTAGGGTTGGTAGTTTTTCtccttttttattttctttttcttattttgtttTTTATTTCTTCTCATGTTTTCCCATGCGTTTTTATATCTTTTTCTGCTCTCTCTCTTTCCTAATCTTCATGtattctttcttttcctttttcttatTTTGTAGCTTTTACAATGTTTTTCCTtttttctcttcttcctttATTTAATCTTTGATTTCATTTGTTTTTCCCTTATTCCCTTTCTAATATTTTTTCTCTTTATTATTTTATTCTTAATTTCTTCAAGTATCCCTTATCTTATTTTTTGTTTATTTTCCATTCTTTGTTCTCTTGTATGGTTGAATTTTATCCACGCGTGTTCAATATGAATCCATCCATAATCCCTCCTCTGATCCTACTTCTTAATTTTGGCTAGTTCAGATAGATGTTTCGACTTAAGCGGTATATAATAGGCCAGTGATTGGGGGTTTCGCCATCGACCCTAGCCGTTCCAGGCCCAAGCAACTGAACAAGGTATTGGGTATTCCCTTCTCTGATTCTGGTCCCTTGCTCCCACATGAAGCCTTGCTAATAATAACTTTTcacaactctagtgaaatcaaCTAAATGCCCCATTATGGATTCTATAAGCTACGAACATCAATCAACTTTATGTAGGCAATGACCATCATGGATTTTATAAGCTTAGAATATTAAAGATTTTATGTGTGAAAGAACCTCATATAACAGAAAAAAAGTTAAGGCAATACGGTACAACATACTTTAAATCCAAAATAACTCTAAATAGTTCCTGGCCCCAAGTAAACGCAAAGCGAGGAGCAAAGTAAAAGGAATCATGGAATATGGCTGTATGGGATCGATGGCAAGGAATATTTTGTCTTCACGGCTGGAAAGCAAGTATAAGTGGAGTTGGAATCCCTTTTTCAAAGGAGTGTGGGTTTGGAATAATCTTTAGAGGTGGCCTACGTCCCCCTGCCAAGCAGTTTCCTTTGGTTCTCTTTTCACGATGCCCACTGCCTAATATTCTCTGACTCTTTGATCTAGCCAAGTTCGAGTTTGCACTTGTACCATCAAATAAGAAATATGACGCGTCGCAGATGAACATCTAGGTTGGACAGGATTCTGACGTTGTGCCAATGTATAGAAATTAAATGTTCTAGCCTTTTTCTACCTTTATTTTGAGGACAAACCCCAACATACAAGCGTTCGTATTACTAATACGACTCGAGATCTAACTCCTTATGTTACGTTTTTGCTTGCAGAGAGATCTAACACGAAATGACCATCAACAATACACGAAGatgaaataaaaaaaagaaaagaaacgtGCCCATTCACACTTACTCGAGAGGCATCTATTCCTTCCCATCCAAATGATCGAGAACCTAGCTTGAGGCCTCAACTACAACTATATATTGCCATCACAGCGTACTGCCTGCCTTCCCTCACAGCGTGATGCTCGATCCACCTGCAGAGAGGCCTCATCTACAACTAAATTTTGCCATTACAGCGCACTGCGGCCTGATCTTCCGATCCCAGGACGAGCTCACGCCGTAAAGCAAGGCAGCATGTCCAAGACAACCGATGGTAAGACTTGCTCCCCTGTTGCTTCATCCTGCTTTTAGTCACTAAAAAATTGAACCAACAAAAGTATCCAGTCGGTATAAGCGGTGTCTGAAAGATACAAAGCCTTCATTCATATAGAGCAAGTGTGTTGAGATTTCACATAGAACTAAAAGTTTCCAATTGATAACTTTTTTTCTGAAAAATTGCCTGAGCACGTATTTCATTAAGAGTTTCTGGGAACATCAAAGACTAGAGATCGATTGATCTATTTGCTTGTGTACACAAAACATCATCTATAGAATGTCCAGAGCAAAATAAAATAACTGCATCAGGGTCAAAGTCAGAACTTATTAGGCAAGGATGGATCACCAGCCTTGCGGTGGCTACGGGCGAGGCCGTGGGGAGGACGTTAGGTTGGGGGTAGCACCACTCTGGTGTGATAGCGTCACGGGGCGTGCTGTAGAGTGGTGGGAAGAATGGGGAAAGAGGTTGTttggggtggtggtggcgatcTTGTCGTCGGTTATTATTTTTGATCGAATTAATTATTCAATCTTTGCATCTGACTGATGATGTCTCACGGTAATTTTCTGCTGTGGTGTGCAGTGTTTGGGGTGCCCAAGCCAGGGTACTACAGGATTTATTACATCATGAACGATCCTCGCGACTTAGAAACCGCTCTATCGCAAGCCGACCCGGTACATACATATAGCCAGTTTCAAGTCTGAATAATTGTGATGGGAATACATCTCTGAAGCTCCGTCTTTCCCTCTTGTCTTTGAAAGGTGGTGCTGATGTTCTGGGCGGACTGGAACGAGCCGTGCAAGGTCATGCTGAAATCGTACAGGGACATGGCCAGGGCTAAGAAGGACCGGGCCGTGTTCTGCCGGCTGGACGTCGACAAGTTCAAAGTACGATGATGACTATTACGGGGATATCCGATCGACGGTGGATCGTTTCGTCGGCGCGGTCCTGATGGGTGATGGCTGATTGATCGTGCTTGCATTGCTTGCGTGCAGGACGTTGCGGGGAGGTACAGGGTGGAGGCCCTGCCGACGTTCGTGCTGATGAAGAACCGCGAGGAGCAGCGCCGGGTCGTCGGCCCCAAGGTGGACGAGCTCAACACGACCATCAGGAACAGCATATGATCTGATCAGATCGTCCATGCATCCAGGACGACAGGGAACGATCGGTCCAGAGATGATGATCCTCTCCAGTCCTATCTGTTTGTTGTACACATACATAGACATGCAAACACTGGACCCATAGTTGTATGATTATATTTTCTGTAAACTCTTCTAGGTTATTACTAATCCCATCTTGAGgcccaaaagaaatgcattatGATACACATACTAGTTTGAATAATACGGAATTAATGCCTAATATAAAGCTAGCTCGGCAAACATAAAACGTTAACTTATATTAAGGGCTGTATGACTACCTGTTTTGGCTACAAATAGAGAGCGATGTCCTCCCAGTTAAAGTACTCGTCTTCCTACTCCAAGGCCCGCCCATGAATACAGATGACCTC
Above is a genomic segment from Panicum hallii strain FIL2 chromosome 8, PHallii_v3.1, whole genome shotgun sequence containing:
- the LOC112903320 gene encoding uncharacterized protein LOC112903320, with the protein product MSDIWSVVRWWEDWQLRILVLGSLGLQWFLLLAAPMRKYTIPRIFRTCIWLAYISSDALAIYSLATLFNRHARAMPAGSGAACPRGIPDGSKQQQSSSMLLEVLWAPILLIHLGGQEELTGYEIEDNELWTRHTVTLVSQVAVAVYAFCKSWPSASDWKLLAAAVLLFVIGVASFSEKPLALNRAKIKRLAAVSAWVQGTKKPSRWRERLNQFFLFEESNCFAAGMQQSLSAAGGEEGSSFADLLRRFSSCGTEGRKNQKKPAVALSEPDKVLMVLSDMSLLAAAKDLVARGKAARVEEVLPPLPVAEKALPRWLRSAFAFIYTRASVVVTPLYLVYHLLVVPALHIAALTLFATSDKGPYKRADVKITYIILCLTAALDVFAVFIRQLLYRLMAMTAVPALCETVPGFNLIDAALRESEKGFGWMYRCARFMGYSCWEECPLVGRHQLRELYRKVAQTVIADLVDARDRDLASYRIFDSTQDTKKPTSNWALSKELQDCCHDVTRSSLSVSFDRSVLLWHIATDLCFRCIDDEEQQEEKDEGELEGGGEGEGEEGEFEGGGGELEEVEEHQLLPPHQQRQGGGGGGGGEEELEEVEQEPPPKQQEGEREKRGGGELEEGQKEPPPPQQQRRRDRALRLHIECTRAISDYMAHLLNSNPEMLLTGSRHHLISEAMHEVKSSFLSEDSKFIQKEELKKLIIADPKLKPDYVGDDDTKVFHIIEARKLAKELLEMPDPTRWNLMYRVWLGMLCYSASMCRGYLHAKSLGEGGEFLSFVWLVLSLKGAKSLADKLQMPPET
- the LOC112903321 gene encoding thioredoxin-1-like, with the protein product MSKTTDVFGVPKPGYYRIYYIMNDPRDLETALSQADPVVLMFWADWNEPCKVMLKSYRDMARAKKDRAVFCRLDVDKFKDVAGRYRVEALPTFVLMKNREEQRRVVGPKVDELNTTIRNSI